The following proteins are co-located in the Carboxydocella sporoproducens DSM 16521 genome:
- the minE gene encoding cell division topological specificity factor MinE produces the protein MFDFINKLFGRETAASKDVAKQRLQLVLVHDRASISPQMLEALKTDLIQVITKYVDIDEQALEVAFENTPDNTVALVANIPVKRMKRGAVVGAE, from the coding sequence GTGTTTGACTTTATCAATAAACTGTTTGGAAGGGAAACCGCTGCCAGCAAGGATGTTGCCAAGCAGCGCCTGCAACTGGTGCTGGTACATGACCGGGCCAGCATTTCCCCTCAGATGCTGGAAGCCCTCAAAACCGACCTGATTCAGGTGATCACCAAGTATGTGGATATCGATGAACAGGCCCTGGAAGTGGCTTTTGAAAACACTCCGGACAACACAGTGGCTCTGGTGGCCAATATTCCGGTCAAGAGAATGAAACGGGGAGCTGTAGTGGGCGCTGAATAA
- the minD gene encoding septum site-determining protein MinD: MGEVIVITSGKGGVGKTTTTANIGTGLAAVGKKVVLVDTDIGLRNLDVVMGLENRIVYDIVDVVTGQCKLKQALIKDKRFENLYLLPAAQTKDKTAVNEQQMRALTAELKEEFDYVIIDCPAGIEQGFKNAIAGAEKAIVVTNPEVSAVRDADRIIGMLEAHNLREPELIINRMRPKMVKAGDMISIEDMLDILAIKLLGVVPDDESIIVSTNRGEPAVTDPNSRAGQAYRNIVRRILGEDVPLMNLEENEGLMSRLKKLIGMK; this comes from the coding sequence ATGGGCGAAGTAATAGTCATCACCTCCGGTAAGGGCGGAGTAGGGAAAACTACGACAACGGCCAATATCGGTACCGGACTGGCAGCTGTTGGCAAAAAGGTGGTACTGGTGGATACCGATATCGGTTTGCGTAACCTGGATGTTGTGATGGGCCTGGAAAACCGCATCGTTTATGATATTGTCGATGTGGTAACAGGCCAATGCAAGTTAAAGCAGGCCCTGATCAAGGACAAGCGCTTCGAGAACCTCTATCTGTTGCCTGCCGCTCAAACCAAGGATAAGACCGCTGTTAATGAACAGCAGATGCGGGCCCTGACCGCAGAACTGAAAGAGGAATTCGATTATGTTATTATCGACTGCCCGGCTGGAATTGAACAAGGCTTCAAGAACGCTATTGCCGGAGCTGAGAAAGCGATTGTAGTCACAAACCCTGAAGTTTCGGCAGTCCGGGATGCAGATCGCATTATTGGCATGCTGGAAGCTCATAATTTGCGGGAACCGGAATTGATTATTAACCGGATGCGGCCCAAAATGGTCAAGGCCGGGGACATGATTTCCATCGAAGATATGCTGGATATCCTGGCCATTAAGCTGCTGGGCGTGGTGCCTGATGATGAAAGCATCATTGTTTCCACCAACCGGGGCGAACCGGCCGTAACTGATCCCAATTCCAGGGCCGGACAGGCCTATCGCAATATCGTCAGGCGGATTCTGGGTGAAGATGTGCCATTGATGAATCTGGAAGAAAATGAAGGCTTGATGAGCAGACTGAAGAAATTAATCGGGATGAAATAG